In bacterium, the sequence GTAGTTCCGGCCACCAACGTCGTGCCCAAGCCGGCCCACCTCCCCTGGGACCGGGCGGCGGCCTACGGGCTGGCCTACTCCACCGCCTACCGGATGCTGCGCCGGGCCCGCCTCTGCGGCGGGGATCTGATGCTGGTAGTGGGGGTCGGCGGGGGGGTCAGCTCGGCCGGGCTGATGATCGGCCGGCTGATGGGCGCCGAGGTCTACGTCACCTCTCGTAGCCCGGCCAAGATCGAACGGGCCGTACAGCTCGGCGCGGCGGGTGGGTTCGCCTCCGGAGGGGATTTCTCCAAGGAACTCCGGCAGGCCGCGGGACGGCAGGCCGAGGTGGTGTTCGAGAACGTCGGGCCCGCCACCTGGAGCCAGTCGATGCGGTCGTTGGCGCCGGGCGGCCGGCTGGTGACCTGCGGATCCACCAGCGGCCCCAAGGTGGAGGTCAGCGTCCCGCCGCTCTTCTTCCGCCACCTGGAGATCATCGGCTCCACCATGTTCGACCACGAGGACTTCGCCCGGGTGACCGAGTGGGTGGCCGGCGGCGATCTGCCGGTTCTAGTGGACAGCGTCTACCCGTTCGAGCACCTGCCGGAGGCATTGGGCCGGATGAAGGCCGGGGATCATCAGGGCAAGCTGGTCATCGAAAGGAGCGGAACGTGACTGACAAGCCTGCGATCGGCTGGGTCGGAACCGGAGTGATGGGCGTCTCCATGTGCGGGCACGTCCTCGACGCCGGATATCCGGTGACGGTGACCACCCGCACCAAGGCCAGGGCCGCGAACCTCATCGCCCGCGGCGCCACCTGGGCCGCCACCCCCGCCGAGGTGGCCGCGGCGTCGGACATGTCCTTCGCCATCGTCGGCTTCCCGGAGGATGTCCGCCAGGTGTTCCTCGGCCCGGACGGCCTGCTGGAAGGCGCCTCGGCCGGCGACGTGCTGGTGGACATGACCACCTCCGAGCCCGCCCTCGCCATCGAGATCGCCGCCACGTGCGCCGAACGGGGTGTGGAGGCCATCGACGCCCCGGTGAGCGGGGGTGACATAGGCGCCCGCAACGGCACATTGTCAATAATGATCGGCGGCGACCCGGACCCTGTGGAGCAGGTGCGGCCGGTGTTCGAGACCATGGGCAAGACCATCATCCGCCAGGGCGGGCCGGGCGCCGGCCAGCACACCAAGG encodes:
- a CDS encoding zinc-binding dehydrogenase encodes the protein MRAWVLNDTRGPSSYTLGEVDTPSPGPGEVRVRLVASALNRLDLWMSMGLPAPKHFPHVAGGDGAGVVDAVGDGVDGLAPGAEVIVNPSLGYAPTTGHIPFSGKLGVLGEHSWGTLAEYVVVPATNVVPKPAHLPWDRAAAYGLAYSTAYRMLRRARLCGGDLMLVVGVGGGVSSAGLMIGRLMGAEVYVTSRSPAKIERAVQLGAAGGFASGGDFSKELRQAAGRQAEVVFENVGPATWSQSMRSLAPGGRLVTCGSTSGPKVEVSVPPLFFRHLEIIGSTMFDHEDFARVTEWVAGGDLPVLVDSVYPFEHLPEALGRMKAGDHQGKLVIERSGT
- a CDS encoding NAD(P)-dependent oxidoreductase — protein: MTDKPAIGWVGTGVMGVSMCGHVLDAGYPVTVTTRTKARAANLIARGATWAATPAEVAAASDMSFAIVGFPEDVRQVFLGPDGLLEGASAGDVLVDMTTSEPALAIEIAATCAERGVEAIDAPVSGGDIGARNGTLSIMIGGDPDPVEQVRPVFETMGKTIIRQGGPGAGQHTKAVNQILIATGMIGLSEALLYGQQAGLDLDTVMGSVSGGAAGSWSLSNYGPRMLGGDFEPGFFVDHFVKDMGIALREAASMKLPAPGLALAHELYVSLQAQGLGRKGTQSLILALARLAGVEWDPSETET